CCAGCAGGGCGCGGCTGGCATGGACCTGCAGCCATGCGGCCAAATCAGCCTGCTGAGCCTGTGCAGACTGCAGTTGCAGCCGTGACTGCTGCAGCTGATCGCCAGCCAATTGCCGGGCCTGTTGATGTTGCTGCCATTGCGCGCTTTGGGCTTGCAGCCGCAGGGTATGCAGTTGCTGCAATTGCGCGGCCTGTTCGCTTTGCTGGTCTTGCGCCTGCTGCCAGCGATGGTGCATGGGCTGGATTGCCTGCGCAGGTCCGTGGGCCTGCAGGCGCAGCAAATCGTGCGCGGCATCACTGAGCGCTTGCTGGGCGCTCGCTTGCGCATTGCGCGCCTGCTCCACCTCCTGCATGGCCTGCATGGTCTGCGCCTGCCAGCGTTGTACGGTTTGCAGCTGCTGGTGGCGTGCCTGCAGATCCGTCAAGCCGGTTTGCAGCAGCGCCGCCTCGGATTGCAGCTGCTCGCGCGTGCCTGCATCCAGCAGCTGCATGCCCTGGGCCTGTGCCTGTTGCTTTTCCAGGGCCTGGCGGGCGTCGCGGGCGCGTGCAAAGACGCTTTCCGAGATGCGACCGTAGATATCGGTGCCGGTCAGTTCCTCGAGCAGCTCGGCACGCTCATTGGCCGTGGCCTGCAAAAAAGCGGCAAAGCCGCCCTGGGCCAGCAGCATGGACTTGGTAAAGCGCGCAAAGTCCAGCCCGGTGATCTCGGCGATGCGCCGGGCTTTGTCCTTGATGTGGGTGGTGAGTATGCTGCCGTCCGCCACCAGTGCCAGCTCCACCCTGGGCGCTTGCAGGGCTGCGTCCGGCTTGCCGCGCGCGCGGCGCTGGCTCCAGAAGGCGCGGTAGGCCACACCTTTGACTTCGAACTCCACCTCGGCTTCGCACTCGCCGGTGTGGCGCGTCATGATGTCGTTGCTGCCGCTGATGCTGTCAAGGCGCGGCGTCTGGTGATAGAGCGCCAGGCAGATGGCATCGAGCAAGGTGGACTTGCCCGCGCCCGTGGGTCCGGTGATGGCAAACAGGCCGTTGTCGGCAAAGGGGGCGACGGTGAAGTCCACCTTCCACTCGCCCTTGAGCGAGTTCAGGTTCTTCAGGCGCAGTTTGAGAATTCTCATGCCGCTGCTCCTTGCTCGTCATGGAGGCCGTGCAGCACTTGTCGATAGCGCTCGGTCAGCGCCGATTGCAGCGGTGGCTCCAGGCTCTCCTGGGCCAGTCGGCGCGCAAACACATCGAGCGGAGTGAGTTCATCAAGCGATTCGCGGGCCTCGCCGGACAGCAGTGCCGCAGCCTGGCTGCGCTGGCGCTTGATGCGCAAAATCTCGACGGGCAGTGACTCGGCCATGGCCTGAACGCGCGCCGTGAGGTCGGACAGGTAGTCGTCTTCCTGCACCGTCACTTCCAGCCAGACAGGCAGATGGTTGCGGGTTTGAGCGGCGGCAGACTTCAGCAGCTCTGGCATCTGCGTCAGACTGCCGGTGATGGAGGCCATGGGCTGGAACACCGGCACGGGCAGGGCGGTGACGGCCTGCAGTCCGTCGGCATCCAGATCCACCAGCAGTACCTGCTTGGTCTGCCTAGCTTCGTCAAAGCCCAGCGCGATGGGTGAGCCGCTGTAGCGGATGTGATCGAGCCCGCCGACGAGCTGCGGCTTGTGGATATGGCCAAGGGCGACATAGCAGGCTGGCGGGAAGGCATTGGTCGGAAAAGCCTCCAGTGCGCCCACATAGATTTCACGTACCGATTCATTGCTGCTGGCCCCCACCGTGGTCAGATGGCCGGTGGCAATGATGGGCAGCAGCTCGCCCTGGCTGGCCTGTATCTCCTGCTGCGTTTGAAGGGCTGCGGCATACACGCGCTGGTAGGTGGACGCAATCGCGGTTTGCAGTGCCTGCTGCTTGTCCTGTGCGCTTTGTCCGGCCTGGCTTTGCTGCACATCACGCGGGCGGATGAAGGGCAGGGCGCAGACGATGCAGCCGGGCTCCTGCGCTGTGCCACGCCGCGCCAGCGTGACGACATGCCGGGCCTCATCACCGGTCGAGCTGACCACCTGAGCGCCCAGGTAGGTCAGCAGCTCGCGGCTTTCATCGAGCACGCTGACCGAGTCATGATTGCCGGCCAGCAGCAGCAAGGCCGCGCCTGCGTCGTGCAGGCGCACGATGAGCTGGTTGTAGAGTTCGCGCGCATAGCTGGGCGGGGCTCCGGTGTCGAAGATGTCGCCGGCGATCAGCACGGCATCCACGGCATGGGTCTGGACCTGGGTGAGCAACCAGTCGATCAGGGCCTGATGCTCGGTCTGGCGGCTGCGGCCCATGAAGTGCTGGCCCAGATGCCAGTCGGAGGTATGGAGAAGACGCATGCGGCGATGGTATGCCAGACGGGCCGACTGGCGGGCCAGGCGCTGTCTTATCCGCTATTGAGCCGTGCTTGCGACAGCTCTTGCTCGAACAATGCACGGCCTTTGGCCCAGCCGCCACCCCAGATCAGATCCAGGGTCTCGGCCAGCGCCTCCAGGCGCGGTTCGTAGAGGTCGCTGCGTGCATGTTCGGCCAGGTACAGGCGGTAGAGCGCGACCTGGCTCATACCTTCATCCCTGAGGGCATGCGCCAGCTTCTCTAACGCAGCCACAGTCGGTGCCGGCTGACCTGGCCGCAAAGCGGCTTGCAGGCGTCGGGCAGGCATCGTTTCAGCGCTTGCCTGTGCGCTTGGCCGTCCAGTAGCTGAATTCTTCCTTGCCCACTTCATAGTCCAGCTCCTGCAGCCGGGCCTGCAGGCTCTCCTGCACATCGGCCACGGCACGGTTGTAGATGCTGGGGCCTATTTCCGCGAGAAAGAAATTCAGCAGGGCACCGGATTGCATATTGCCTATGGGCTCGTCCATGTTTTCGCGGAAATAGCGTTCTATGGAGGCAATGGCCTGCTGCTGTGCGTGTTTGGGGAGTTCTATGCTCATCGATCCAGCTTTCTTGTAAAACTTCTTTCGCTTCGGGCGTCTGATTTCGCTTCGTGACCTGGGTACAAGCTCAGGGTTTGAGGAAGATATTGCTGCACCACATGCACTTATTATGTGCATGCGCTCATGTTGGTGCACGCAGATGGCACGAATACGATGGCTGCTTCATCATTCGCAAGGAAAAGCCATGGCCCTCGCCATTCGAATCTACAGCTCAGGTGCACCCGAAGTGATGCAGCTCGAAGCGCTGGATCTGCCCTCTCCAGGCCCGGGCGAGGTTCTGCTTGAGCAGACCGCCATCGGTGTCAATCCTCTGGATGTCAATCAGCGCAAGGGCATGGTCCCGATTGCATTGCCTTCGGGTTTGGGCCTTGAGGGCGCGGGTATCGTGGCCGCCGTGGGCTCGGGGGTGTCGGGTCTGAAGTCAGGCGATCGGGTCGGCTACGCCACCGGTCCCCTGGGCGCGTATGCCAGTGCGCGCCTGTTTCCCGCGGATCGCCTGATCAGGCTTCCGGACGCACTTGGGGACGAAGCTGCCGCAGCGGTCCTGTTCAAGGGCATCACGGCCCAGTACCTGCTCAAGACCACCGGCCAGGTGAAGCAGGGCAGCCGCGTGCTGATCTATGGCGCTGCGGGGGCTCTGGGGCAACTGATGTGCGCTTGGGCAAAGCATCTGGGTGCCCAGGTTCTGGGCGTTGTCTCCAAGCCCGCCAGTGTGGAGCGCGCCAAGGCGGCAGGCTGCGACCATGTGTTTGTCTTCGAGGCGCAGTCACTGCCATCCCAGGTGATGCAGGCCACGCAGGGCCAGAAGGTGGATGTGGTCTACGACTCCATCGGAAAAGACACTTTCTTCGCTTCGCTGGACTGCCTGCGACCCAGAGGGCTGATGGTGTCGTTTGGGGCCACATCGGGCCTGCCGCCTGCCGTCGAGGTGGGCGTGCTCAATGCCAAGGGCTCGCTGTTTCTGACCCGTCCGTCTCTGGCCGCGCATACGGCAACGACAGAGGAGTATCAGAGCCGTGCGCAGGACGTGCTGGATGCCATCGCAGCCGGCATACTCACGCCTCGCATATGGAAAAGCTACGCGCTCAAGGACGCAGCCCTGGCGCACGCAGACCTGGAGCAAGGACGCTCGCAAGGCTCGATCATCCTCACCCCCTGAATCGCTATAGACACCATGGAGATATTCGACAGCCAGCACACGGATGAGCTCGCCACGCTGGTCGCACTGGCGGACCAGGGCTCGTTTGCCGCTGCGGGACGATTGCTGGCGCGTCACCCTTCGGTGCTCTCCAAGCGCATGCAGGCTCTTGAGCGAAGACTGGGCGTGCGTCTGGTGGAGCGCACCACGCGCCAGCTGCATTTCACCAACGAGGGCTGGCGACTTGTCGAAAAGCTGCGCCAGGCTGCCCATCTGATTCGGGATGCGGAGCAGGAAGCGGCTCAGGGAGCGCAGGAAGTGCGGGGGCGCCTGCGCTTGTCCATGCCCGCGACGATGGGGCGGCGGTGGATCAGCCCCATGCTGGCGGATTTTTCCCTGGCCTACCCGCAAGTAGCGCTCGAAGTGGAGTACAGCGAGCGCATCGTGGACATTGTGGGGGAGCGTTTTGACGCCGCCATACGTATCGGCAGTCTGGCGGACAGCAGGCTGGTGGCCACGCGGCTGTGCGATCAGTACCGCTTTCTGTGTGCATCCTCCAGCTATCTTGAGCGCCATGAAGCGCCAGGCAGGCCTGCGGATCTCGCCCATCACAACTGCCTGGGCTACACCGGCTTGCTGGACTTTCCGCAATGGCGGCTGGTTCAGTCGGCAGGAGAGAAGGTCGCCAGGGTTGCCGAGTCGGTGCGCGTCAGCGGCTCCATCCTCAGCAACGACAACGAAGCTTTGCTGCATGCGGCACTCAAAGGCGTGGGCATCATCGCCGGCAGTGACTGGCACCTCATGCCTTCCATCCATGCGGGAGAGCTGGTCCGCATATTGCCGCAATGGACCTTGGGGGAAGCCGGCGGCATCTACCTGCTGCGACCTTCGGGGCAGTACAACACGGGCGCCATGAAGGCGTTCAAGCAATGGGTGACGGAGGCTTTTGCGGCGGCTCCCTGGCGGCCCTCGGACCGCTGAGTAGCCCTGCCTGCCCTGCGGCTTCAGGGCGATGAGTACGGGCCGCTCAAGGCCTGAAGCGCGCTGGCCACGCGAGGATCAGGTGCCGCTCCTGCTTCCCAGCCAGGCAGCGCTATTGAGAAAAAAGCGTACCAGCTCGCTTTGACGGCGGGCACCGGTCTTGGAGAAGATGGAGCGCAGGTGAGCTCTTGCGGTATTGAGGCGAATGCCCAGCGCTTTGGCGGCTTCCTCCAGCGTCAGGCCGTGGGTCAGCTGGATCACCAGCGCGGTCTCCGAAGACGTGAGCTGAAACAGCTGCTGGGCCAGGTGCGCCGACGGATCGGCCTTGTCATCGGTGTTGCGCATGAACACCGCGACGCAGGGACGGGTCTTGGCCTCTGCGTTGTCACCCGAGCAAATGCTCTGGACGACAAGCCCCCAATTGAGCTGACCCGAGGGACGGGCAATCGAGATGCCTTCGGTCATGACGGACGCCGATACCTGGGAGGAGATCAAGGCATCCTTGACCAATCGCTGGAGCTTTCGGTTGTCGCTGGCATATTCAGCCTCCAGCGTGCCGCCGGAGATCCTGAGTCCATCCTGAGCATCGAGAATGCCTTTGGCCGCAGGATTGCTTTCCAGTAATTGGCCATTCTGGTCCAGGATGACGACACCGACCATCAAGCGAGCCGTGACAGTGCTGTACAGCGACATGACCTGGCGATCATGGTGCAGTGCCAGATGCATATTCAGCGCACGGCGGATATGGGGCATGATCATGCGCCCCAGATCCAGGTCCCGCTGGCTGAAGGCCGGTTCTGATTCGGGGCGCGTGATCCGCAGGCCGTAGACACTGCCGTCTGTGGTCACGATATCGGCAGCCATCACATGGAAAATATTGTGCACACGGCACCAGTCCTTGTAATAGACGCTGCTGCGCCATTCGCTCTCGGACATCAGGTCGGGAATGGTCTTGAATTGCTCCTTGGGCATGCCAAGGAATGGACTGTGCTCGCTGTAGACGTCGTGCGTGAGCAAGCCCTCGAGCCCTCCGGATGCGGTGACCACCAAACCGATATTGTCCCCTGCGGTCTGGCGGATGATCAGCACGGCAAAATTGCTGCGCATATGCGTGCGAATCACCTCCAGGCAGGGAACCCAGGCCTCCGGCAAAGAAGCCGCGTCATAGAGGTGGTTGATGAATTCGCTGAAGCGCTCCGCGCCGATCAGCTCTTCGGTCTCTGGGGTCTGAATTCCGGATGTCGGGCCATCTTTGAGCGCAAAAGTCATTGAGGCTTGTGCGTAATCGATGGGTTTGAGTTTGCCGTAGGTGGGGCTCATTGCGTTGACCTCTTGCTGTATTGCATTATTAGCGCCCCTCATCGGCTTGCCTCTTTCAATACCGTCGTGTGAACGACACAAAGCCATCTGGCAGCACTTGAATGGAAGCATGCAAAAGGGGAGCAATGCTCCCCTTATGATCTACGGCGCACTCATGCAATGAGCGGGGTACGCCCGTGTGTCAGGCGCTACCGGCGATGGTGGCCTGAGCGCACGACAACACTGGGCTATTGCACGGCCTCGTCCTGGTCGGCCAGGAAGCCGCCGCTTTGGTGCGCCCAGAGCTTGGCGTAGATGCCGCCGCGCTGCAGCAGTTGCTGGTGCGTGCCTTCTTCCACGATATGGCCTTCGTTCATGACGATCAGGCGATCCATGGCCGCGATGGTGGACAGGCGGTGGGCAATGGCGATCACGGTCTTGCCGTCCATCAGCGAGTCCAGGCTTTCCTGGATGGCCGCTTCCACCTCGCTGTCCAGTGCACTGGTGGCTTCGTCGAGCAGCAAAATCGGAGCGTCCTTGAGCATCACGCGTGCAATTGCCACGCGCTGGCGCTGGCCGCCCGAGAGCTTGATGCCGCGCTCGCCGACCTGGGCGTCATAGCCGCTGCGGCCTTTGAGGTCGGTCAGCGTGGCGATGAAGTCAGAAGCCTCGGCCTTGTCGGCAGCGGCGTGCATGTCGGCTTCGCTGGCGTCGGGGCGACCGTAGAGGATGTTGTCGCGCATGGAGCGGTGCAGCAGCGAGGTGTCCTGCGTCACCATGCCGATGGCGCTGCGCAGGCTGTCCTGCGTCACGCTGCGGATGTCCTGACCGTCGATGGTGATGCGCCCGCTTTGCGGCTCGTGAAAGCGCAGCAGCAGATTGACCAGCGTGGACTTGCCCGCGCCCGAGCGTCCGATCAGGCCGATGCGCTCGCCAGGGCGGATGTGCAGGTTCAGATGGTCCAGCACCTTTTTGCCGTCCGCCTTGTAGCCAAAGCTCACATCCTCGAAGGCAATCGCTCCTCGCGTGACCTGCAGCGGTTTGGCGTCGGGTGCATCGACGATGGTGCGCGGCTTGGTCAGCGTGGTGATGCCGTCCTGGATGGTGCCCACGTTCTCGAACAGGCCCGTCATCTGCCACATCACCCAGTGCGAGTAGCCCATCAGCCGCAGCGCCATGGCAATCACGGCCGCCACCACGCCGGCGGAGGCCTGAGCCTGCGTCCACAGATACAGCGCCGTGCCGCCGCTGCCCAGCAGCAGCAGGGCAATCATCAGGTGGTTGGCGATCTCGAACAGGCTGACCAGACGCATCTGCGCATAGCCCGTGGCCTTGAAGGCCTCCATGGCATTGCGCGCATATTCGGCTTCGCGGCGCGTGTGGGCAAACAGCTTGACGGTGGCGATATTGGTATAGGCATCGGTGACGCGGCCCGTCATCATGGAGCGCGCATCGGCCTGCTCCTTGCCGATCTGGCCCAGGCGCGGCACGAAATAGAAGCAGGCTCCGGCATAGGCGACGAACCACAGCGCAAACGGAATCATCAGCCGCCACTCGAAGCTGGCCGCCAGAATCAGAATGCCGATCATGTAGACGCCCACGCCTACAAACACGTCCACCACCATGAACACCACTTCCCGCACCGACAGCGCGGTCT
This window of the Comamonas testosteroni genome carries:
- the sbcD gene encoding exonuclease subunit SbcD — encoded protein: MRLLHTSDWHLGQHFMGRSRQTEHQALIDWLLTQVQTHAVDAVLIAGDIFDTGAPPSYARELYNQLIVRLHDAGAALLLLAGNHDSVSVLDESRELLTYLGAQVVSSTGDEARHVVTLARRGTAQEPGCIVCALPFIRPRDVQQSQAGQSAQDKQQALQTAIASTYQRVYAAALQTQQEIQASQGELLPIIATGHLTTVGASSNESVREIYVGALEAFPTNAFPPACYVALGHIHKPQLVGGLDHIRYSGSPIALGFDEARQTKQVLLVDLDADGLQAVTALPVPVFQPMASITGSLTQMPELLKSAAAQTRNHLPVWLEVTVQEDDYLSDLTARVQAMAESLPVEILRIKRQRSQAAALLSGEARESLDELTPLDVFARRLAQESLEPPLQSALTERYRQVLHGLHDEQGAAA
- a CDS encoding DUF2164 domain-containing protein; its protein translation is MSIELPKHAQQQAIASIERYFRENMDEPIGNMQSGALLNFFLAEIGPSIYNRAVADVQESLQARLQELDYEVGKEEFSYWTAKRTGKR
- a CDS encoding LysR family transcriptional regulator; this translates as MEIFDSQHTDELATLVALADQGSFAAAGRLLARHPSVLSKRMQALERRLGVRLVERTTRQLHFTNEGWRLVEKLRQAAHLIRDAEQEAAQGAQEVRGRLRLSMPATMGRRWISPMLADFSLAYPQVALEVEYSERIVDIVGERFDAAIRIGSLADSRLVATRLCDQYRFLCASSSYLERHEAPGRPADLAHHNCLGYTGLLDFPQWRLVQSAGEKVARVAESVRVSGSILSNDNEALLHAALKGVGIIAGSDWHLMPSIHAGELVRILPQWTLGEAGGIYLLRPSGQYNTGAMKAFKQWVTEAFAAAPWRPSDR
- a CDS encoding helix-turn-helix transcriptional regulator, with the translated sequence MSPTYGKLKPIDYAQASMTFALKDGPTSGIQTPETEELIGAERFSEFINHLYDAASLPEAWVPCLEVIRTHMRSNFAVLIIRQTAGDNIGLVVTASGGLEGLLTHDVYSEHSPFLGMPKEQFKTIPDLMSESEWRSSVYYKDWCRVHNIFHVMAADIVTTDGSVYGLRITRPESEPAFSQRDLDLGRMIMPHIRRALNMHLALHHDRQVMSLYSTVTARLMVGVVILDQNGQLLESNPAAKGILDAQDGLRISGGTLEAEYASDNRKLQRLVKDALISSQVSASVMTEGISIARPSGQLNWGLVVQSICSGDNAEAKTRPCVAVFMRNTDDKADPSAHLAQQLFQLTSSETALVIQLTHGLTLEEAAKALGIRLNTARAHLRSIFSKTGARRQSELVRFFLNSAAWLGSRSGT
- a CDS encoding ABC transporter ATP-binding protein; this translates as MFRFFEKQVPPYPAQEPKVPPKGFFAFVWACTQGMRGWIGLMTLTSALLAAYEAVLFAIMGRVVDWLGTVSPAHFWAEQQSMVLGIAAILLGSVALLALHTTVMHQVLAINFPMRLRWVFHKLMLGQSMSFYADEFAGRITTKIMQTALSVREVVFMVVDVFVGVGVYMIGILILAASFEWRLMIPFALWFVAYAGACFYFVPRLGQIGKEQADARSMMTGRVTDAYTNIATVKLFAHTRREAEYARNAMEAFKATGYAQMRLVSLFEIANHLMIALLLLGSGGTALYLWTQAQASAGVVAAVIAMALRLMGYSHWVMWQMTGLFENVGTIQDGITTLTKPRTIVDAPDAKPLQVTRGAIAFEDVSFGYKADGKKVLDHLNLHIRPGERIGLIGRSGAGKSTLVNLLLRFHEPQSGRITIDGQDIRSVTQDSLRSAIGMVTQDTSLLHRSMRDNILYGRPDASEADMHAAADKAEASDFIATLTDLKGRSGYDAQVGERGIKLSGGQRQRVAIARVMLKDAPILLLDEATSALDSEVEAAIQESLDSLMDGKTVIAIAHRLSTIAAMDRLIVMNEGHIVEEGTHQQLLQRGGIYAKLWAHQSGGFLADQDEAVQ
- a CDS encoding quinone oxidoreductase family protein; its protein translation is MALAIRIYSSGAPEVMQLEALDLPSPGPGEVLLEQTAIGVNPLDVNQRKGMVPIALPSGLGLEGAGIVAAVGSGVSGLKSGDRVGYATGPLGAYASARLFPADRLIRLPDALGDEAAAAVLFKGITAQYLLKTTGQVKQGSRVLIYGAAGALGQLMCAWAKHLGAQVLGVVSKPASVERAKAAGCDHVFVFEAQSLPSQVMQATQGQKVDVVYDSIGKDTFFASLDCLRPRGLMVSFGATSGLPPAVEVGVLNAKGSLFLTRPSLAAHTATTEEYQSRAQDVLDAIAAGILTPRIWKSYALKDAALAHADLEQGRSQGSIILTP